One Bombina bombina isolate aBomBom1 chromosome 5, aBomBom1.pri, whole genome shotgun sequence DNA segment encodes these proteins:
- the MYC gene encoding myc proto-oncogene protein, with amino-acid sequence MPLNSTFQSRNYDYEYDSMQPYFYFEEEEENFYQQQHSRLQPPAPSEDIWKKFELLPTPPLSPSRRSSLSSLFPSHADRLEMVTEFLGGDMVNQSFICEPDDETLVKSIIIQDCMWSGFSAAAKLEKVVSEKLASYQASRKEGSLSSQNQPQQQILQKTPSCHGSMSPVRSNHSYLQDPSSDCIDPSVVFPYPLSETISKANPPRLVKDLSMDTPPISSNSNSSDSEQDDEPDDEDEDDDDEEEDEEEIDVVTVEKRQTASKRNESSTHSQQSRPHHSPLVMKRCHVPIHQHNYAAPPSTKVDYPSSKRAKLESNTRVLKQISNNRKCTSPRTSDSEENDKRRTHNVLERQRRNELKLSFFALRDQIPEVASNEKAPKVVILKKATEFVISMQEDERRLLREADQLRIKKEQLKQKLNQLRNFGI; translated from the exons ATGCCTCTCAATTCAACTTTCCAGAGTCGGAACTATGACTATGAATACGACTCAATGCAGCCGTATTTCTACTTTGAGGAGGAAGAAGAGAATTTCTACCAGCAGCAGCACAGTAGATTACAGCCTCCTGCCCCCAGTGAGGACATCTGGAAGAAGTTTGAGCTCTTGCCCACCCCACCACTTTCTCCCAGTCGCAGATCCAGTCTTTCCAGCCTTTTTCCATCCCATGCAGACCGGTTAGAGATGGTCACAGAGTTCCTAGGAGGAGATATGGTGAATCAGAGCTTTATATGTGAGCCTGATGATGAGACCTTGGTCAAGTCAATAATTATCCAGGATTGTATGTGGAGTGGCTTCTCTGCAGCAGCCAAGTTGGAGAAAGTGGTCTCTGAAAAGCTGGCATCTTACCAGGCTTCCAGGAAGGAGGGCTCTTTATCTTCCCAGAACCAGCCTCAGCAACAGATCCTGCAGAAGACTCCCTCTTGCCATGGGAGCATGAGTCCAGTAAGGTCCAATCACAGCTACTTGCAGGACCCTAGTTCTGACTGTATTGACCCATCTGTGGTTTTTCCATACCCACTCAGTGAGACAATCTCAAAAGCCAACCCACCCCGCCTGGTCAAAGACTTGAGCATGGATACACCACCCATCAGCAGTAACAGCAATAGCAGTGACTCTG AACAAGATGATGAACCAGATGATGAGgatgaagatgatgatgatgaagaAGAGGATGAAGAAGAAATTGATGTTGTCACTGTAGAGAAAAGACAAACTGCATCAAAGAGAAACGAATCAAGCACTCATTCACAGCAATCCCGACCTCACCACAGCCCACTAGTTATGAAGAGGTGTCATGTACCCATTCATCAACACAATTATGCTGCACCTCCCTCTACCAAAGTGGACTACCCTTCTTCAAAAAGGGCAAAGTTAGAAAGCAACACTAGGGTACTTAAACAGATCAGCAACAACCGTAAGTGTACAAGCCCGAGGACATCGGACTCAGAAGAAAATGACAAGAGAAGGACACACAATGTTTTGGAAAGGCAAAGAAGAAACGAGCTTAAGTTAAGTTTCTTTGCCCTTCGTGACCAGATACCAGAAGTAGCAAGCAATGAGAAAGCACCAAAAGTTGTAATCCTTAAAAAAGCAACAGAATTTGTTATTTCAATGCAGGAAGATGAGCGAAGGCTTTTAAGAGAAGCAGATCAATTGAGAATTAAAAaagaacaattaaaacaaaaacttAATCAGCTAAGGAACTTTGGTATTTAA